A single Bos mutus isolate GX-2022 chromosome 16, NWIPB_WYAK_1.1, whole genome shotgun sequence DNA region contains:
- the DRAXIN gene encoding draxin, with translation MAEAAGTDGAGGRAAGQGPQAINISSALGSYKATNHKETVVKKPSAEPTTHAAPMLLLALLLLLELSLAGSLGPGSSAQNLPENHIDLSGPALWTPQASHHRRRGLGKKERGPGTPGWTQDGAVVTATRQASRLPGAEGLLHGSSPAGLLQDKGLLRGLTRPYPEKETQAPGSERVKKRGREHKRRKERLRLHRGRALVRGPSSLMKKAELSEDQSPDALMEESSTSLAPTILYLTTFEAPATEESLILPVTSLWPQAHPRPDGEVMPTLDMALFDWTDYEDLKPEVWPSTRKKEKHRGKLSSDGNETSPAKGEPCDHHQDCLPGTCCDLREHLCTPHNRGLNNKCFDDCMCVEGLRCYAKFHRNRRVTRRKGRCVEPETANGDQGSFINV, from the exons ATGGCGGAGGCTGCAGGAACTGACGGGGCTGGAGGGAGAGCTGCTGGCCAAGGTCCCCAGGCCATCAACATTTCCTCAGCCTTGGGCAGTTATAAGGCCACAAATCACAAGGAGACGGTTGT GAAGAAGCCCTCAGCTGAGCCCACCACCCACGCTGCCCCCATGCTGCTCCTcgccctcctcctgctcctggagctgagcctggcaggctccctgGGACCCGGAAGCTCTGCTCAGAACCTCCCGGAGAATCACATCGACCTCTCGGGACCAGCACTGTGGACACCTCAGGCCAGCCACCACCGTCGGCGGGGCCTGGGCAAGAAAGAGCGGGGCCCAGGCACCCCTGGCTGGACCCAGGATGGGGCTGTGGTCACTGCCACCAGGCAGGCCTCCAGGCTCCCAGGGGCAGAGGGGCTGCTGCATGGGTCGAGTCCTGCAGGTCTGCTGCAGGACAAAGGTCTGCTCCGGGGGCTGACTCGGCCCTACCCCGAGAAAGAGACCCAGGCTCCAGGGTCAGAGAGGGTGAAGAAACGAGGCAGGGAGCACAAGAGACGGAAGGAGAGATTGAGGCTGCACAGAG GCCGAGCCTTGGTCAGAGGCCCCAGCTCCCTGATGAAGAAGGCGGAGCTCTCAGAAGACCAGTCCCCAGATGCTTTGATGGAGGAATCCTCCACCAGCCTGGCCCCCACCATACTCTACCTCACCACCTTTGAGGCACCTGCCACTGAAGAGTCCCTGATCCTGCCGGTCACATCCCTGTGGCCCCAG GCTCACCCCAGGCCTGACGGGGAGGTGATGCCCACACTGGACATGGCTTTGTTCGACTGGACTGACTATGAAGACTTAAAGCCTGAGGTCTGGCCATCCACAAGGAAGAAAG AGAAACACCGCGGCAAACTCTCCAGTGATGGGAACGAAACATCACCGGCTAAAGGGGAGCCCTGTGACCATCACCAGGACTGCCTGCCAG GGACCTGCTGCGACCTCCGGGAGCATCTCTGCACGCCCCACAACCGAGGCCTGAACAACAAATGCTTTGACGACTGCATGTGCGTGGAAG GGCTGCGCTGCTACGCCAAATTCCACCGGAACCGCAGGGTCACCCGGAGAAAGGGGCGCTGCGTGGAGCCCGAAACGGCCAACGGCGACCAGGGGTCTTTCATCAACGTCTAG